In Camelina sativa cultivar DH55 chromosome 16, Cs, whole genome shotgun sequence, a single window of DNA contains:
- the LOC104749286 gene encoding UPF0481 protein At3g47200-like produces MHESAKKLPAPGMWRFPTNPDLCCIYRVPNCLRQVSPEAYTPQLVLIGPLHRSLISQALKSRGDITNTKLMGYLNMEGHKKVYLMEFARRVEGKKAVIDGFRKIIEEDEDLIRASYSESTAWIPSPEFVDMILHDSVFILELFLRFYVKGPEKIGDPLMDEPCLVHTVTGDLILLENQLPYFILEKLFDQIVSILSPHQTFRELTIIHFRVQDKIGNNSKFRHFTDMARCVRVETVPEHGYGIFRPMYEMYNADKLDNGGVKFEAVEDELSVEVKFTNGVLHIPCFLADDDAEMILRNIMALEQCHYPFNAHVCNYVMFLDFLIDTEKDVDLLVQKGIINNWLGQHRAVAKMVNKLCLGVMQDGSYYSDIATEVVEHYNNKCNKSHAILRRVYCSDLWTGTATAAATCLLLMTLVQTVFSIIPVIKK; encoded by the exons ATGCATGAGTCGGCGAAGAAACTACCTGCTCCTGGAATGTGGCGTTTTCCTACAAATCCTGATCTTTGCTGTATCTACAGAGTCCCAAACTGCTTACGTCAAGTAAGCCCGGAAGCATACACGCCTCAACTGGTTCTCATTGGACCTCTTCACCGATCTTTAATATCTCAAGCTCTCAAGTCTCGTGGAGATATCACAAACACGAAGCTCATGGGCTACTTGAACATGGAGGGCCACAAGAAAGTTTACTTGATGGAATTCGCACGAAGGGTTGAAGGGAAGAAAGCAGTCATTGATGGATTCAGGAAGATaatagaagaagacgaagatctTATCAGGGCAAGCTACTCTGAATCAACGGCCTGGATTCCATCTCCAGAGTTCGTGGACATGATCTTGCACGACTCTGTTTTCATACTAGAGCTCTTTTTGAGGTTTTACGTAAAAGGACCAGAGAAAATAGGGGATCCTCTCATGGACGAGCCTTGTCTTGTACACACAGTCACTGGAGATCTCATCTTGCTCGAGAACCAGCTTCCTTACTTCATCCTCGAGAAACTCTTCGATCAAATAGTTTCAATACTCTCCCCGCACCAGACGTTCCGTGAATTAACCATCATCCATTTTCGAGTCCAAGATAAGATTGGAAACAACTCAAAGTTTAGACATTTTACTGATATGGCAAGGTGTGTGCGCGTGGAGACAGTTCCAGAGCATGGTTATGGGATATTCAGGCCTATGTATGAAATGTATAATGCGGATAAGCTAGACAACGGGGGAGTGAAATTCGAAGCCGTGGAAGACGAGCTGTCGGTCGAGGTGAAATTCACCAATGGTGTTTTGCATATACCATGTTTTTTAGCTGATGACGATGCAGAGATGATACTTAGAAACATAATGGCACTTGAGCAATGCCATTATCCGTTCAACGCCCATGTATGTAACTACGTCATGTTCTTAGATTTCCTCATCGACACCGAGAAGGACGTCGACTTGCTTGTCCAGAAAg gAATAATAAACAATTGGCTTGGGCAACATCGTGCGGTGGCTAAGATGGTGAACAAGCTCTGTTTGGGAGTCATGCAAGATGGGTCTTACTATTCTGATATCGCAACGGAAGTCGTGGAACACTACAACAACAAATGCAATAAGTCACACGCCATCCTAAGGCGCGTGTATTGCAGCGACCTGTGGACAGGGACAGCCACCGCAGCCGCTACGTGTCTATTGCTGATGACTCTTGTCCAGACGGTGTTTTCGATCATTCCAGTTATAAAGAAGTGA
- the LOC104749287 gene encoding myb-related protein 305-like — protein sequence MRKMEANNNNKKEEIKKGPWKAEEDEVLINHVKRYGPRDWSSIRSKGLLHRTGKSCRLRWVNKLRPNLKNGCKFSADEERVVIELQSDFGNKWARIATYLPGRTDNDVKNFWSSRQKRLARILHNSSSDASTSKSSSSSSHRCKGKHVKPIRQSCNPTQGFSLVEEEEITVSSSSSLMKVPYSSSDQVDDKALRLPDLGIKFEHQPFTFGTDLVIAEFSDSPNDADQQALIPFSPESRELLARLDDPFYYDILGPADSSEPLFALPQPFFEPSPAPRRCRHVSKDEEPDVFLDDFPADMFDQVDPIRTP from the exons ATGAGGAAAATGGAAgcgaataataataataagaaggaAGAGATAAAGAAAGGGCCATGGAAAGCCGAAGAAGACGAAGTATTGATCAACCATGTTAAGAGATACGGTCCTCGTGACTGGAGCTCCATTCGATCCAAAGGTCTTCTTCACCGCACTGGCAAATCTTGTCGTCTCCGTTGGGTCAATAAACTCCGTCCCAATCTCAAAAA TGGATGCAAGTTCTCGGCTGATGAAGAGAGGGTTGTGATTGAGTTGCAATCTGATTTTGGGAACAAATGGGCTAGAATCGCTACGTATTTACCTGGAAGAACTGATAACGATGTTAAGAACTTTTGGAGTAGCAGACAAAAGAGACTCGCTAGGATTCTTCATAACTCCTCCTCTGATGCTTCCACTTCTaagtcttcctcttcttcttctcatcgaTGCAAGGGCAAACACGTCAAACCAATCCGTCAATCTTGCAATCCCACTCAG GGTTTTAGTTtggttgaggaagaagagattactgtttcttcttcttcatcgttgaTGAAGGttccttattcttcttctgACCAAGTTGATGATAAAGCCTTGAGATTGCCTGATTTGGGTATTAAGTTCGAGCATCAGCCTTTCACTTTTGGCACTGATCTTGTTATAGCTGAGTTCTCTGACTCACCTAACGATGCAGATCAGCAAGCTCTTATCCCTTTCTCTCCGGAAAGCAGAGAGCTTTTGGCTAGACTTGACGACCCTTTTTACTATGATATACTTGGACCTGCTGATTCCTCTGAGCCATTGTTCGCTCTTCCTCAGCCGTTTTTTGAGCCCTCCCCTGCCCCGAGAAGATGCAGACATGTTTCAAAGGATGAAGAACCTGATGTTTTCTTAGACGATTTCCCTGCTGACATGTTTGATCAAGTTGATCCGATCCGGACTCCTTAG
- the LOC104749288 gene encoding uncharacterized protein LOC104749288 — translation MESPESNNMDDGSYQNIFVMRHGDRIDNFEPLWVSTAERPWDPPLVQDGMIRAFRTGQRIRSQIAFPIHRVFVSPFLRCVQTASEVVSALSADIVDPNAMSSQDVPSIDTSKLKVSIELGLCEMLNAVAIRREFAPKDGNFDFSISDLEAMFPEGMVDHNVDMVYKELPKWEESVEGCRDRYVKVVKALADKYPSENLLLVTHGEGVGTTFSTFYKDTTVYEVDYCAYVELRREVSSKDGSAKAGEYEVVLSHSKAGIRFSHDPAQL, via the exons atggagTCTCCCGAATCAAACAACATGGATGATGGCAGCTACCAAAACATCTTCGTGATGCGTCACGGTGATCGAATCGACAATTTCGAGCCACTATGGGTTTCAACCGCCGAGAGACCTTGGGATCCTCCTCTCGTTCAAGACGGTATGATTCGAGCGTTTCGAACCGGTCAAAGGATCCGATCTCAGATCGCGTTTCCGATTCACCGCGTCTTCGTCTCCCCTTTTCTCCGATGCGTCCAGACTGCTTCCGAAGTCGTCTCTGCTCTCTCCGCAGACATTGTTGATCCCAACGCCATGTCTTCCCAAGACGTCCCTTCCATTGATACATCTAAGCTCAAG GTTTCTATTGAGCTTGGTCTGTGTGAGATGCTGAACGCAGTGGCTATTAGGCGTGAGTTTGCTCCTAAAGATGGAAACTTTGACTTTAGTATTTCAGATCTTGAAGCTATGTTTCCTGAGGGAATGGTGGATCATAATGTGGACATGGTTTATAAAGAG TTACCAAAATGGGAAGAGTCTGTGGAAGGCTGCAGAGATCGGTATGTTAAAGTTGTAAAAGCTCTTGCTGATAAGTATCCTTCAGAGAACTTGCTCTTAGTCACTCACG GGGAAGGAGTTGGAACTACATTTTCAACGTTTTATAAAGATACAACTGTGTACGAAGTAGACTACTGTGCTTATGTTGAATTGAGAAGAGAGGTCTCAAGTAAAGATGGGTCTGCAAAAGCTGGGGAGTATGAGGTGGTTTTGAGTCATAGTAAAGCTGGAATCAGGTTTAGTCATGATCCTGCCCAGTTATGA
- the LOC104749289 gene encoding uncharacterized protein LOC104749289, which yields MYTITSNALSKVTPGTIRARATMESAKPNPDGYQNILMMRHGDRIDKIDPLWLDTAARPWDPPLVQDGMVRAFQTGQRIRSQIHFPIHRVFVSPFIRCVQTASEVIAALSAVDFDPNGTSSKDVVSIDKSKFKVSIEYGLSEMLNSIAISPEIAPKDGKFDFMISDLEAMFPDGMVDRSVDPVFKEMPQWEETVEGCTDRFLNLIKTLADKYPSENLLLVTHGEGVRTTFATFKGVDVYDVEYCACAELRRQVLSKDGGDFEVITSLSQSGIKYHPLSTTDQTSV from the exons aTGTATACAATTACTTCCAACGCACTCTCAAAGGTCACACCAGGAACAATCAGAGCAAGAGCAACAATGGAGTCAGCTAAACCTAACCCCGATGGCTACCAAAATATCTTGATGATGCGTCACGGTGATCGCATTGACAAAATCGATCCACTCTGGCTCGATACAGCCGCCAGACCATGGGATCCTCCACTAGTTCAAGACGGTATGGTTCGAGCGTTTCAAACTGGTCAACGGATTCGATCTCAGATCCACTTTCCGATTCACCGTGTTTTCGTTTCCCCTTTCATCCGCTGCGTTCAGACTGCTTCCGAAGTTATCGCTGCTCTCTCAGCCGTCGATTTCGATCCCAACGGTACCTCTTCTAAAGACGTCGTTTCGATCGATAAGTCTAAGTTCAAG GTTTCTATTGAATATGGATTGAGCGAGATGTTGAACTCAATTGCTATTAGCCCTGAGATTGCTCCAAAAGATGGGAAATTTGATTTCATGATTTCAGATCTTGAAGCTATGTTTCCTGATGGTATGGTTGATCGTAGTGTCGATCCTGTTTTTAAAGAG aTGCCGCAATGGGAAGAGACTGTAGAAGGATGTACAGATCGATTTCTTAATTTGATAAAGACTCTTGCTGATAAGTATCCTTCTGAGAACTTGCTCTTAGTCACTCACG GGGAAGGAGTAAGGACTACATTTGCAACCTTTAAAGGCGTAGATGTGTACGACGTAGAATATTGTGCTTGTGCTGAACTGAGAAGACAGGTCTTGAGTAAAGATGGAGGAGACTTCGAGGTGATTACAAGTCTTAGTCAAAGTGGAATCAAGTACCATCCCTTGAGTACCACAGACCAAACTTCTGTTTAA